A window of the Dyadobacter pollutisoli genome harbors these coding sequences:
- the mtgA gene encoding monofunctional biosynthetic peptidoglycan transglycosylase translates to MLRRLQFIALRFLIAFFVISIVWVILLRFLPVWVTPYMLSRKMEAFKADEDTELFHDWEPYENISKEVALAVVASEDQNFPNHWGFDFDQIYNAVTEDRKRARGASTISQQVAKNVFLWHGRSFIRKGLEAYFTILIELIWDKERILEVYLNVAEMGKMTFGVEAASLRYYNKSAKKLSRFESARIAAVLPNPVRFSIKNPSAYVNKRTNQIVRQMRYLGGQKYIADL, encoded by the coding sequence ATGCTCCGCCGTTTGCAATTTATTGCGTTAAGATTTCTCATAGCCTTTTTCGTTATTTCCATTGTTTGGGTGATCCTATTGCGGTTTTTACCGGTCTGGGTTACGCCTTATATGTTGTCCAGAAAAATGGAAGCTTTTAAAGCAGATGAGGATACAGAGCTTTTTCATGACTGGGAGCCATACGAAAATATATCAAAGGAGGTAGCGCTGGCAGTAGTAGCGTCAGAGGATCAGAATTTTCCCAACCACTGGGGTTTTGATTTTGATCAGATCTACAATGCGGTGACGGAGGATAGGAAACGCGCCCGTGGAGCCAGTACGATTTCGCAGCAGGTGGCCAAGAATGTTTTTCTATGGCACGGACGCAGTTTTATCAGAAAAGGACTGGAAGCCTATTTCACAATTTTGATCGAATTGATCTGGGACAAAGAAAGGATCCTGGAAGTATATCTCAATGTGGCCGAAATGGGCAAGATGACTTTCGGCGTAGAAGCTGCATCATTGCGTTACTATAACAAATCTGCAAAGAAGCTAAGCCGCTTCGAATCGGCACGCATAGCGGCCGTACTGCCGAATCCAGTCCGTTTCTCCATCAAAAATCCATCCGCATACGTCAACAAACGCACGAACCAGATCGTCCGGCAAATGCGCTACCTGGGCGGCCAGAAATACATTGCAGATCTGTGA
- a CDS encoding DUF2851 family protein has translation MNEDILSFIWRFQYFETADLRTDENLGLSVIRTGYKNVNAGPDFSEARVIIDGVQWIGSIEIHVKSSDWFLHTHETNDAYEGVILHIVWENDRPVIRKDGTSIPTLSLKGLVKTAVLERYAQLQDEKEGIPCAAMFHEVAEIQKYAMLDRVLLERLDRKASAVNRLLEINKNDWEETAYQWLAKHFGFKLNDHSFLRLAQIASWKTIQKHRDRPLQIEALLFGCAGLLPDADETVEVYVRQLRNEFQFLSAKYKLTDQPMQSHEWKFSRLRPVGFPTVRIAQLARLLSEHGSLFSMIITATNFQELQSRFQIGQSQYWEEHYIFGKKAKARVPAMGSDSSALLIINAVVPLLVAYSKQRQQPELLDKAIYWLSEIPAENNRITRDWNDLGMRVTTAADSQALIEWYNQYCTPRKCLECTIGAALVRSV, from the coding sequence ATGAATGAAGATATACTGAGTTTTATATGGCGATTCCAATATTTTGAAACAGCAGATCTCCGAACTGATGAAAATTTGGGCCTTTCTGTTATTAGGACGGGATATAAAAATGTGAATGCAGGTCCTGATTTTTCGGAAGCAAGGGTAATCATCGACGGTGTTCAATGGATTGGCAGCATTGAAATCCACGTCAAATCCTCTGACTGGTTCTTGCACACACATGAGACAAATGATGCCTACGAGGGCGTAATCCTGCACATTGTTTGGGAAAATGACCGGCCCGTGATTCGAAAAGACGGTACCAGCATTCCCACTTTGTCACTGAAAGGATTGGTCAAAACAGCAGTACTGGAAAGGTACGCCCAGTTGCAGGATGAAAAGGAAGGCATTCCATGCGCCGCCATGTTTCACGAAGTGGCTGAAATCCAGAAGTATGCCATGCTGGACAGGGTATTATTGGAACGACTTGACAGAAAGGCTTCCGCTGTGAACAGGTTATTGGAAATCAATAAAAATGATTGGGAAGAAACTGCATATCAATGGCTTGCAAAGCATTTTGGGTTTAAATTAAATGACCATTCATTTCTCAGGCTGGCACAGATTGCCAGCTGGAAAACAATCCAGAAACACCGCGATCGCCCCCTGCAAATAGAGGCACTTTTATTTGGCTGCGCGGGGTTGCTGCCCGATGCAGATGAAACGGTAGAGGTATATGTGAGGCAATTGCGAAATGAATTTCAGTTTCTCAGCGCCAAGTATAAGTTAACGGACCAGCCGATGCAAAGCCACGAATGGAAGTTCTCTCGATTGCGCCCCGTGGGCTTTCCAACGGTGCGGATAGCCCAGCTTGCACGACTGTTGAGTGAGCATGGAAGCCTGTTTTCAATGATCATTACCGCTACTAACTTTCAGGAACTGCAAAGCAGGTTTCAGATCGGGCAGTCGCAGTATTGGGAAGAACATTACATTTTTGGTAAAAAAGCAAAGGCCAGAGTTCCAGCCATGGGTAGTGATTCATCGGCACTGCTTATCATTAATGCAGTGGTGCCGTTACTTGTTGCTTACTCCAAACAACGCCAGCAACCCGAATTGCTTGATAAAGCGATTTATTGGCTGTCGGAAATCCCGGCAGAGAACAACCGGATTACACGGGATTGGAACGACCTGGGAATGCGGGTAACTACCGCCGCCGATTCCCAGGCATTAATTGAATGGTATAACCAATATTGCACGCCCCGGAAGTGCCTCGAATGTACAATAGGGGCCGCATTGGTCCGGTCTGTTTAA
- a CDS encoding CCA tRNA nucleotidyltransferase, with product MNFKEHLTQYPVLEIVAAASKELGVESYIIGGFVRDLILKRSSKDIDIVSIGSGIELAELVASQLGPDVFVSVYKSFGTAQIRQGDLEIEFVGARKESYRADSRKPAVEDGSLSDDQNRRDFTINAMGISLNKGTFGDLIDPFEGMRDLRKKIIRTPLEPEITFCDDPLRMMRAIRFASQLNFDIEPDTFDAIVKMKDRVEIVSAERISDELNKIILSPVPSYGFKLLFHAGILAIIFPEMIELQGVENIEGKGHKDNFYHTLQVLDNVSQNTNDLWLRWAAILHDIAKPATKKFDKRVGWSFHNHEEVGARMVPVIFRRMKLPLNEKMRFVKKLVRLHLRPIVLSKEEITDSAMRRLLVEAGEDIEALMKLCRADITSKNPEKVKRFLGNFDLVEQKLKDLEERDKLRNFQPVITGEMIMETFGLKPAKEVGIIKEVIREAILEGIIPNEYQPAYDFMVKEGQKMGLTVQ from the coding sequence ATGAATTTTAAAGAGCATTTAACCCAGTACCCGGTTCTTGAAATCGTGGCAGCTGCTTCGAAAGAGCTGGGTGTGGAATCATATATCATCGGTGGATTTGTTAGAGACCTGATCCTCAAAAGGAGCAGCAAGGATATTGATATCGTATCCATTGGCAGCGGAATCGAGCTGGCTGAGTTGGTAGCCAGTCAGTTAGGGCCGGACGTTTTTGTAAGTGTATATAAAAGTTTCGGTACCGCCCAGATACGCCAGGGCGACCTCGAAATCGAGTTTGTAGGTGCCAGAAAGGAATCTTATCGTGCCGATTCCCGCAAACCTGCCGTGGAAGATGGGTCACTAAGTGATGACCAGAACCGGCGGGACTTTACTATCAATGCGATGGGGATCAGCCTTAACAAGGGTACATTCGGTGACCTGATCGACCCTTTTGAAGGAATGAGGGACCTGCGGAAAAAGATCATCCGTACGCCTCTCGAACCGGAGATCACCTTCTGCGATGACCCCCTCCGAATGATGCGGGCGATCCGTTTTGCAAGCCAGCTTAACTTTGACATTGAACCGGATACTTTCGATGCGATCGTCAAAATGAAGGACCGGGTCGAAATTGTTTCGGCGGAACGCATTTCGGATGAACTGAACAAGATCATTCTTTCGCCAGTACCTTCCTACGGTTTCAAATTGCTTTTTCATGCAGGTATCCTGGCCATTATTTTCCCGGAAATGATCGAATTGCAGGGAGTTGAGAACATTGAAGGCAAAGGGCATAAGGATAATTTTTACCATACTTTACAGGTACTGGACAATGTTTCCCAGAACACCAATGACCTCTGGCTGCGCTGGGCGGCGATCCTGCACGATATTGCCAAGCCGGCAACCAAAAAATTCGATAAGCGTGTAGGCTGGTCGTTTCACAATCACGAAGAGGTGGGCGCTCGAATGGTGCCCGTTATTTTCAGGAGGATGAAGTTGCCGTTGAATGAGAAGATGCGGTTTGTGAAAAAGCTTGTCAGGCTGCATTTAAGGCCCATTGTTTTGTCCAAAGAAGAAATTACGGATTCGGCCATGAGGCGACTGCTGGTCGAAGCTGGTGAGGATATTGAAGCATTAATGAAACTTTGCCGTGCCGACATTACCTCCAAAAACCCTGAAAAAGTAAAACGTTTCCTCGGCAATTTTGACCTGGTAGAACAAAAGCTGAAAGACCTGGAAGAACGTGACAAGCTGCGTAATTTTCAGCCAGTGATTACGGGAGAAATGATCATGGAAACATTTGGGTTGAAGCCCGCAAAGGAAGTAGGCATTATCAAGGAAGTGATCAGGGAGGCGATCCTGGAAGGGATTATCCCCAATGAATACCAGCCTGCTTATGATTTTATGGTGAAGGAGGGGCAAAAAATGGGCCTGACTGTGCAGTGA
- a CDS encoding helix-turn-helix domain-containing protein, with protein sequence MLKLIKTKEEYDNALKRLGEVFDAPTGTPESDECDVLALLVGAYEDEHYPIDAPDPIEAIKIRMQQLQLKQVDLIEDMGGKNRVSEVLNKKRKLSIEMIRNLSKRLNLSLKVLTQDYHLTQ encoded by the coding sequence ATGCTGAAATTGATCAAGACAAAAGAAGAGTATGATAACGCGTTGAAGCGACTTGGGGAAGTTTTTGATGCACCAACCGGTACGCCAGAAAGTGACGAATGCGATGTACTTGCGTTGCTGGTAGGGGCATATGAAGATGAACATTACCCAATAGATGCACCGGATCCGATCGAAGCGATCAAGATTAGAATGCAACAGTTGCAGCTTAAACAGGTCGATTTAATTGAGGATATGGGAGGCAAAAACCGGGTTTCGGAAGTTTTGAATAAGAAGCGAAAACTGAGCATCGAAATGATCCGAAATCTTTCAAAACGACTTAATCTTTCCCTGAAGGTTTTGACCCAGGACTACCACCTCACACAGTAA
- a CDS encoding type II toxin-antitoxin system HigB family toxin has protein sequence MKRIFAKGTLREFWEKYPEVEQQLKVWYEDVLAATWKSPADVKNSYATASILKNGRIVFNIRGNSFRLVAHFKFEKQLVFIRFIGSHEEYDKIDANSI, from the coding sequence ATGAAAAGAATCTTTGCGAAAGGAACGCTCCGCGAATTTTGGGAAAAATACCCTGAGGTAGAGCAGCAGCTGAAAGTTTGGTACGAAGATGTGTTAGCTGCAACATGGAAATCACCGGCGGATGTGAAGAACAGCTACGCAACAGCCAGTATTTTAAAGAATGGCCGGATCGTGTTCAACATTCGGGGAAATTCGTTCAGGTTGGTTGCTCATTTTAAGTTTGAAAAGCAACTTGTTTTTATCCGATTCATCGGATCGCATGAAGAATATGACAAAATTGACGCTAATTCAATTTAA
- a CDS encoding globin domain-containing protein: MENQTLYERIGGDEALQLLTDKFYDLVFEHELISRLFKTDKDLIKEKQRLFLTQFLGGPQLYSDVYGHPMMRARHMPHTITEDDAVAWLQCMSQAVGELPISKELKDELFDRFPRTAFFMVNS; the protein is encoded by the coding sequence ATGGAAAATCAAACACTTTACGAGCGCATTGGAGGTGACGAGGCGCTCCAATTGCTTACTGATAAATTTTACGACCTGGTTTTTGAGCATGAGCTGATTTCCAGGCTTTTTAAAACTGATAAAGACCTTATTAAAGAAAAGCAGAGGTTGTTTCTAACCCAGTTCCTGGGCGGTCCACAGCTTTATTCGGACGTCTACGGGCACCCGATGATGCGTGCACGGCACATGCCGCACACCATTACGGAAGACGACGCGGTTGCCTGGCTCCAATGTATGTCACAGGCAGTAGGGGAGCTACCGATCAGCAAGGAATTGAAGGACGAATTGTTCGACAGGTTTCCGCGGACGGCGTTTTTTATGGTGAATAGCTAA
- a CDS encoding AMP nucleosidase: MTTKEQIVENWLPRYTGTAVEDFGNYILLTNFGNYVTMFAEKFNVEVKGQGRAMQTATAKDITIINFGMGSPMAATVMDLLSAINPKAVLFLGKCGGLKKTQVGDLILPIAAIRGEGTSDDYMPAEIPALPSFRLQSTVSASIAKHNMDYWTGTVYTTNRRIWEHDDTFKEYLREIRAMAIDMETATIFIVGFANSIPHGALLLVSDNPMVPEGVKTEESDKKVTTNYVKMHLEIGIESLTELARSGASVKHMRFEN; the protein is encoded by the coding sequence ATGACTACCAAAGAGCAAATCGTTGAAAACTGGCTGCCACGTTACACGGGAACGGCAGTGGAGGATTTCGGGAATTATATATTGCTGACCAACTTTGGCAACTACGTGACTATGTTTGCCGAGAAGTTTAATGTAGAAGTAAAAGGGCAGGGTAGGGCTATGCAAACCGCTACTGCTAAGGATATTACGATCATCAATTTTGGGATGGGCAGTCCGATGGCGGCAACGGTAATGGACCTTTTATCAGCCATTAATCCCAAAGCTGTTTTGTTTTTAGGTAAATGTGGCGGTCTGAAAAAGACCCAGGTGGGCGACCTGATTTTACCTATTGCAGCCATTCGTGGGGAAGGTACCAGTGATGACTATATGCCTGCGGAAATTCCGGCATTGCCGTCATTCCGGCTGCAAAGCACGGTTTCTGCCAGCATTGCAAAACACAACATGGACTACTGGACAGGGACCGTTTACACGACGAACCGCAGGATCTGGGAGCATGACGATACGTTCAAAGAATATCTTCGCGAAATACGTGCCATGGCGATTGACATGGAAACGGCCACCATCTTCATTGTAGGATTTGCCAATTCGATCCCCCATGGCGCATTGCTGCTGGTATCCGACAATCCAATGGTGCCGGAAGGCGTGAAAACGGAGGAAAGCGATAAAAAGGTGACGACCAATTACGTGAAAATGCATCTCGAAATCGGTATTGAATCATTGACCGAGCTGGCCAGGTCCGGCGCGTCGGTGAAACATATGCGGTTCGAAAACTAG
- a CDS encoding type I restriction enzyme HsdR N-terminal domain-containing protein: MESLNLPEFAYKVKQVNGKPHIFDIIRRKFVALTPEEWVRQHFIHLLITQYGYPKSLFAVETGMQYNTLAKRTDIMILSGDSLPFLLVECKAPFISVTDATFAQISRYNFTLQPQYLAVTNGMSHYCFKAVNGQIHFMDDFPLYRDWNS; encoded by the coding sequence ATGGAATCTTTAAATCTTCCCGAGTTTGCCTACAAAGTTAAGCAGGTTAACGGGAAACCGCATATTTTCGATATTATCCGCAGGAAATTCGTTGCGCTTACGCCGGAAGAATGGGTACGGCAACACTTCATTCATTTACTTATTACTCAATATGGTTACCCCAAATCATTGTTTGCAGTGGAAACCGGAATGCAATACAACACGCTGGCCAAACGGACGGACATCATGATTCTATCGGGCGATTCCCTTCCATTTTTACTGGTAGAATGCAAAGCGCCATTCATTTCCGTGACCGACGCCACATTCGCGCAGATCAGTCGGTATAACTTTACACTTCAACCTCAATACCTGGCCGTTACCAATGGAATGAGCCACTATTGTTTCAAAGCCGTCAACGGACAGATCCATTTTATGGACGATTTCCCACTCTATCGTGACTGGAACTCCTGA
- a CDS encoding YceI family protein, with protein MKLVKFFVASLAVALFVSASVSAEVPGKKATNLKVNTSKSELTWLGKKVTGEHTGKITLKEGTITLDGAKLTGGKFVADLTSITCTDLTDKEYNGKLIGHLKSDDFFAVEKHPTATFVVTKATPKSAGVYEVTGDLTIKGITKPATFPVTVKSTPAGAEATGTLVVDRSKYDIKYNSKSFFENLGDKMIHDDFSIDVKLVAAK; from the coding sequence ATGAAATTAGTGAAATTTTTCGTTGCCTCTTTAGCAGTCGCTTTGTTTGTTTCTGCATCAGTTTCTGCAGAAGTCCCTGGTAAAAAAGCTACCAACCTGAAAGTGAATACATCTAAAAGTGAACTTACCTGGTTAGGCAAAAAAGTAACCGGCGAGCATACTGGCAAAATCACGTTGAAAGAAGGAACTATTACGCTTGACGGAGCTAAATTGACAGGTGGTAAATTCGTTGCCGACCTGACAAGCATCACTTGTACTGACCTTACTGACAAGGAATACAATGGCAAATTGATCGGCCACTTGAAATCTGATGATTTCTTCGCGGTTGAAAAACACCCTACCGCAACTTTCGTGGTAACAAAAGCTACTCCAAAATCTGCTGGTGTTTACGAAGTGACTGGTGACCTTACTATCAAAGGAATTACCAAACCTGCTACATTCCCTGTAACTGTTAAATCTACTCCTGCTGGTGCAGAAGCAACTGGTACACTGGTTGTTGACCGTTCTAAATATGACATCAAGTATAACTCGAAATCATTCTTCGAAAACCTTGGTGACAAAATGATCCATGACGATTTCTCAATCGACGTGAAATTGGTTGCTGCAAAATAA
- a CDS encoding MarR family winged helix-turn-helix transcriptional regulator has protein sequence MSIETDIKQKKFRSPYQRLALNLVYTTNWLEYKQHEFFKQHDISAQQYNVLRILRGQQFNPIKVSDITERMLDRNSNTSRLVDKLLVKNLAKRTSCPDDRRAVDVVITEEGMKLLEELDPHVEEWENRFNIITPEEADHISALLDKLRESEKENE, from the coding sequence ATGTCTATTGAAACTGATATTAAGCAAAAAAAATTTCGGAGCCCTTACCAACGATTGGCCTTAAACCTGGTTTATACCACCAATTGGCTGGAATACAAGCAGCACGAATTTTTCAAGCAGCACGATATTTCAGCTCAGCAGTACAATGTCCTCCGAATCCTGCGTGGCCAGCAGTTTAATCCGATCAAGGTGAGCGACATTACTGAGCGAATGCTCGACAGAAACTCCAATACATCGAGGCTGGTTGACAAATTGCTGGTTAAAAATCTCGCAAAGCGTACCTCCTGTCCCGACGACAGACGTGCTGTGGATGTGGTGATCACGGAAGAAGGGATGAAACTCCTGGAGGAACTTGATCCTCATGTGGAAGAGTGGGAGAACCGCTTCAACATCATTACCCCCGAAGAGGCGGACCACATTAGTGCGCTGCTGGACAAGCTTCGGGAATCTGAAAAAGAAAATGAATAA
- a CDS encoding Maf family protein: protein MISLQKKLILASNSPRRKQLLTDAGFEFTVEALPTDESFPATLPTGEVAAYISREKAEVFQGVRPEHLILTADTVVIADHQILAKPVDQADAFRMLQMLSGRSHQVVTAVSLLADDSIQTVSDSATVYFRELEDSEITYYIEQYKPFDKAGSYGIQEWIGMVGIGKIEGSFYTIMGLPVHIVYQLLRPHFK, encoded by the coding sequence ATGATTTCTTTACAAAAAAAACTGATACTTGCCTCCAATTCACCCAGAAGAAAACAGCTTTTGACCGATGCAGGCTTTGAATTTACCGTTGAAGCATTGCCTACCGACGAGTCGTTTCCCGCCACATTGCCCACCGGGGAGGTAGCAGCTTATATATCAAGAGAAAAAGCCGAAGTATTTCAAGGCGTCCGCCCCGAACACCTTATTCTGACTGCCGACACGGTGGTAATCGCTGACCATCAGATCCTTGCGAAGCCAGTAGACCAGGCCGACGCATTCCGAATGCTGCAAATGCTGTCCGGCAGAAGCCACCAGGTGGTTACCGCAGTGAGCCTTTTGGCCGATGATTCCATTCAAACGGTTTCAGATAGTGCCACAGTTTACTTCCGGGAATTGGAAGATTCGGAAATAACCTATTATATTGAGCAGTATAAGCCCTTCGACAAGGCGGGTTCGTACGGAATACAGGAATGGATCGGGATGGTAGGGATCGGAAAAATAGAAGGGTCGTTTTATACCATTATGGGTCTTCCTGTACATATAGTTTACCAGTTGCTAAGGCCTCATTTCAAATAG
- a CDS encoding alpha-amylase family glycosyl hydrolase, giving the protein MLADKSKFIPRVCYEIFVRSFCDSNGDGIGDLNGIISKLDYLQDLGIEAIWLTPVHPSPSYHKYDVIDYCAIEPEFGTMDDFKRLLACAHSRGIQIYLDLIINHTSTLHPWFSEARKSHENPYRDFYWWMTPPQIEKLGISERETSDDSQVVYPWHENLPDTEKYYGLFYKGMPDLNYHSEALRREIEKIVHFWLVEIGVDGFRLDAARHIYPDWEKDLSIEFWEFFSKAIEKAKPDAFTVAEVWAETEEVAPYFKYLNATFHFDLSFALQRILVAERDEELIEKLLASYHLFEKYNPLFIDAIMLTNHDQDRIGSVVGNYTDKIKLAASILLTLPGQPYIYYGEEIGMLGTKPDPYIREPFLWSENEEDVEHTYWINAQFSTRQQVLPLSVQQHDSNSVFRHYQTLISLRKQEPALNQLFAPNLHRVCLHDDQLLAYFRPHVDKSLVIIHNLSSDTKEILLPDDKSDFNKILFSCDPSHSGTVTLMELAPYTSLILSAV; this is encoded by the coding sequence ATGCTTGCAGACAAGTCAAAATTTATTCCGAGAGTTTGTTATGAAATTTTCGTACGTTCTTTTTGTGATTCAAACGGCGATGGGATCGGTGATCTGAACGGCATCATTTCCAAACTCGATTACTTACAGGACCTTGGCATTGAGGCAATCTGGCTCACACCGGTGCATCCTTCACCCAGCTACCACAAATACGACGTCATCGACTACTGCGCCATTGAACCGGAATTTGGTACAATGGATGATTTCAAAAGGCTTTTGGCCTGCGCCCACTCCCGGGGTATCCAAATTTATCTGGACCTGATCATTAACCATACCAGCACATTGCATCCCTGGTTTTCGGAAGCGCGGAAAAGCCACGAGAATCCTTACCGGGACTTTTACTGGTGGATGACGCCGCCGCAGATAGAGAAACTGGGCATATCCGAGCGTGAGACTTCCGACGACTCGCAGGTAGTGTACCCGTGGCATGAGAACCTGCCGGATACTGAGAAGTACTATGGCCTGTTTTACAAAGGCATGCCCGATCTCAATTACCATTCAGAAGCACTTCGTCGCGAAATTGAGAAAATTGTGCATTTCTGGCTCGTGGAGATAGGCGTGGACGGTTTCCGGCTGGATGCGGCCAGACACATTTATCCTGACTGGGAGAAAGATCTGAGCATTGAATTCTGGGAGTTCTTTTCAAAAGCAATTGAAAAAGCAAAGCCGGATGCATTCACTGTGGCCGAGGTATGGGCTGAAACAGAGGAAGTTGCACCCTATTTCAAATACCTGAACGCTACATTTCACTTTGATCTGAGTTTCGCACTGCAAAGAATCCTGGTCGCCGAGCGCGATGAAGAACTGATAGAAAAGCTGCTTGCGAGTTACCATCTTTTTGAAAAATACAACCCCCTTTTTATCGATGCGATCATGCTCACCAACCACGACCAGGACCGGATCGGGAGTGTGGTGGGCAACTATACCGACAAAATAAAGCTGGCCGCCAGCATACTACTCACTTTACCGGGCCAGCCTTACATTTATTACGGCGAGGAGATCGGAATGCTGGGCACCAAGCCGGATCCTTACATTCGGGAGCCCTTTCTGTGGTCGGAAAACGAGGAAGATGTGGAGCACACTTACTGGATCAATGCCCAGTTTTCGACGCGCCAGCAGGTACTTCCATTGTCAGTTCAGCAACATGACAGCAATTCCGTTTTCAGGCATTACCAAACACTGATTAGCCTTCGGAAGCAAGAACCGGCTCTCAATCAGCTTTTCGCCCCAAACCTACACCGGGTTTGCCTGCACGACGATCAGCTGCTCGCCTACTTCCGGCCACATGTTGATAAATCACTCGTTATCATACACAATTTAAGTTCGGACACAAAGGAAATACTGCTGCCGGACGACAAATCCGACTTCAATAAAATCCTCTTTTCGTGCGATCCATCCCATTCCGGAACCGTCACGCTTATGGAGCTGGCACCTTATACGAGTTTGATCCTTTCGGCAGTTTAG
- a CDS encoding SMP-30/gluconolactonase/LRE family protein: protein MKCSLFLLISIFANMAIAQKSYPTMGKIIYEDPAFEKLLPKDSKIEVLASGFEWSEGPVWVKDGEYLLFSDVPKNKVYKWEEKTGLSVFLEPSGYTGLGVYSDEPGSNGLIIDSKGRLVSCEHGDRRISAMPLNIGGKITLADNYEGKRFNSPNDVVEHTNGSYYFTDPPYGLMKKHEDPTRELPYFGVYRIAKDGKVSLQVDNLTRPNGLAFSPDGKTLYVAQSDPEKAIWMSYPLDADGNAGKGTLLYDATFMLKKGFNGLPDGLKIDKDGNLWSSGPGGMIILSPAGKLLGRIEMGELTSNCAWGNEGSTLYMTVDGYVCRVKTNTKGAGW from the coding sequence ATGAAGTGTAGTTTATTTTTATTGATTTCTATTTTTGCAAATATGGCAATAGCGCAAAAATCCTATCCAACGATGGGAAAGATTATTTACGAAGATCCTGCATTTGAAAAATTGCTTCCCAAAGACTCCAAAATCGAAGTACTGGCTTCCGGTTTCGAATGGTCAGAAGGGCCGGTTTGGGTGAAAGATGGTGAGTATCTCTTATTTTCTGATGTTCCAAAGAACAAAGTCTATAAATGGGAAGAAAAAACGGGTTTGTCCGTTTTTCTCGAACCATCGGGCTATACTGGCCTTGGCGTATACAGTGACGAACCTGGAAGCAACGGACTAATCATTGATAGCAAAGGGCGACTGGTTTCCTGCGAGCACGGCGACCGCCGCATTTCCGCGATGCCATTGAACATCGGAGGGAAAATTACATTGGCTGACAACTACGAAGGCAAACGTTTCAACAGTCCCAATGACGTGGTGGAACATACCAACGGCAGCTACTACTTTACCGATCCGCCTTACGGCTTGATGAAAAAACACGAAGATCCAACACGCGAGCTCCCCTATTTTGGCGTGTACCGGATCGCAAAAGACGGAAAAGTGAGCTTACAGGTCGATAACCTGACGCGGCCGAACGGTCTCGCTTTTTCTCCTGACGGCAAAACTTTATATGTAGCTCAATCCGATCCTGAAAAGGCAATCTGGATGTCGTACCCGCTGGATGCTGATGGAAATGCAGGAAAAGGCACACTCTTGTATGATGCCACTTTCATGCTTAAAAAAGGGTTTAATGGGCTGCCAGATGGATTGAAAATTGACAAAGACGGAAACCTCTGGTCATCAGGTCCAGGTGGAATGATCATCCTCAGCCCCGCAGGCAAATTACTGGGACGGATCGAAATGGGTGAACTGACTTCCAACTGCGCATGGGGAAATGAAGGATCAACGCTTTATATGACAGTCGACGGTTACGTTTGCCGGGTCAAAACCAATACGAAAGGAGCGGGATGGTAG
- a CDS encoding GtrA family protein produces MAEQKKGSFFNAKDLIAYFLVAGTGAVIQLVSSSLIQDWFGITWSASIYPSYLVGLVWGFILTKLFAFNARQSNQTRREMIKFFMVAAVSMFVTKIGADVSYEVVINYLGFDIYEAKLPFGKKEVNITEMVCYIFGQGCSFVSNYILHKSFTFKSTGFYDRLKELIKES; encoded by the coding sequence GTGGCCGAACAAAAAAAAGGTTCCTTCTTCAATGCCAAAGATTTAATTGCTTATTTTCTTGTTGCAGGCACAGGCGCAGTTATCCAGTTAGTTTCCAGCAGTTTAATTCAGGATTGGTTCGGCATTACGTGGAGTGCTTCCATCTATCCGTCGTACCTCGTAGGTTTGGTATGGGGATTTATTCTGACCAAGCTTTTTGCTTTTAATGCCCGTCAAAGTAATCAGACGAGACGGGAAATGATCAAGTTTTTTATGGTAGCAGCGGTATCCATGTTCGTTACCAAAATCGGGGCTGACGTTTCTTATGAGGTTGTGATCAATTACCTCGGATTCGACATTTACGAGGCTAAATTGCCTTTTGGAAAAAAAGAGGTGAATATTACCGAAATGGTTTGTTACATATTCGGCCAGGGTTGCAGTTTTGTGAGCAACTACATCCTGCATAAATCCTTCACATTCAAAAGCACCGGTTTTTACGACAGGTTGAAGGAGCTGATCAAAGAATCTTAA